In Phaseolus vulgaris cultivar G19833 chromosome 7, P. vulgaris v2.0, whole genome shotgun sequence, the genomic stretch GCTGAATAAGGCACAACATCTGCAAACAAAGGGAAATAAGTTTAATTTGATGCAATTGATGTCAAAAGAGCATTATATAATCATTTCTTAACACTTACACTTGAAAACTTTCCTCAAGGTGTTGTAGATACATGAGAACACTTCTGTGTGACTAAATATTCCAGCAGGTCCTGCCTGAACAAGTACAAGAATTTAAAACACAAAAggttaattaattatgtttcattttttatgGGTATCATCGATACATATATAGTGTGCCTTATGTATACCTGTGTCACAAATATGCCACCTTGCTTCAGTCTAGGCTTGACAATTAACTCGTAAAAGGATTTAGTGTAGAGTTTATAACAAGGACCTCCATCAATTGGGTCTGCCAAGTCGCCAATTATCACATCATAGCTTTCATTTCTCGTTTCTAGCTCAGCCCTGTAACATGATAGATAGTACCTTCGACTTagtggaaaatataaatatgtattaaagAATGACACAACGATCACAGTTCACAATTAGATTATCAGACCTTGCATCATTGATGACGACCTCAAGTCTTTGATCACGGAATGCTTCCTTGTTCACAACTAAGTACGATTTGCAGAAATTCACCACCTCCTGCTCCACCAAGCACACAGATTTTAACTAGTCAATAATTAGTTACATGGTATATAAATATACAACGAAGAGCTAGATTTATACCAAAGAGATTTTACCTCATCTATGTCACACATTACAACTTTGTCTATGGTTCTATGCCTGAGCAATTCTCTTGCAGTAGAGCCTTCTCCTCCTCCCATAATAAAAACATTCTTTGGGCTAAACCATGGGATacaaaagataaagagataaataaataaaaattgtgtcTACATCTCTACATATATTAAATTGTTATAGAGCAAACGGGGTACTTAGGATTGTGAAGCAGAGCCGGATGAACAAGACACTCGTGGTAGATAAATTCATCTGTCTCTGCACTCTGAAGCTTTCCATCAATTACCAAAGCCTGCAAAAGGGCACAAGAAATTGGAACACATAAGAAGCTAGTTTAATTTAGGTTCTTGATGAATAAAGGTAACTTTATGCTGTGTGAGTGCGAACCTTTCCAAAGGGCTTTGTGTCCAACAAAGCAATGTCTTGGTACTGGCTAGCTCCTGTATGCAATATACTGCAATCGCACCATAATTACACTTACATGTAAGTAACACTTGAATGACACGCAAAACTATTGTTCGAACCTTTTTCTCTATAACAAACAAAGCGAGAAAGAAAAAACGCAGCCACGTTATTAAAAAGAAACTCTGATGTGTAAGTATAGTGGCGGAGTGTGAAAAAGTTAACTTATTTTCATTTGTGTTGTGTCTGCCTTTTTCATGGCCACTAGCAAAAAGAGTTTATGACTTTTAGGATCCCTTTTACTTTTTTCCTAGCATGAGAAGCTGGAATCATAAAAATGTCTGTGATATGCACATCCAAGAAAACTCTAGACATTAGTAGCAGACAACTTGTACTGTAGTTTTGTCTCACTCAAATCGAATCAGAATAAAAAAGCTCTTCCTTCTTTTACGTTCTTGTTTTGGGGCTTTATTCCTTCCATGAATCTCCTCAAATCATCATtagcaaaaataaataactaatagTAAAATGAACATGAAAAGGCCAAAAGAGCAGTcaaaaaaactatttatgtGAGAAAATAGACTTCAAAATGAGAAGTATAAACAGGATGGGACAGtgttttgttttaattgtttCAAGAAGTATATGAAGAACTTCAATATGGACGATCCGCTGGAGCCAAAACTTCCGAATTGAACAGTTAAGCAAAATAGCAATTAATGCATTATAACAAGCTATTATGTCAGATGTGGTACTAATAGTTGCTTAAGGACAAAAATAACAGATATACCTATTGAGAGCAAAGCACCATCTTAAGTCCTCTTCGATCTCTTCTTCGTACCAACAACTCTTCCTGTAACCATTCAGAGAATGGCTTTGTCCATTGACATTGACTCCATTAATACTGCCATTGCTAATGCCATTTGGTAAAGCTATCTCCCCCATGTTAGCTTGCAACTCAGAACCTTAGAGAGGTATTGAAGGATGTGTTGGAAAGAGAGCTAAAGAGAAAAGATAGCTAGAGAAGTGTTGTAGATAGGATAGGAGAATGGGAGGGGAATATAAGGAGGTGAAGATGGTAGCGAAATCAAAAGGGACAATGATTCGGGTTGGGAATGTAAAAACCAAGAAATCTAGCAAAGTGGATGTGCTCAATACATGAAAAGCGCAATATCCTCATGGGGTTTCGTAAAGTAGAATACAAATAAGCTTCGGGGGGATTTCTGAAGTTGATTTGATATCATAGTCAGGCCAATATCTTTGTTACACTTACTCGTATACTGTAGCATGTGCATGCTAATAACAGTAATAACAGAAACTCTTTGTTCTTTATCATTCAGAATACTCTACCTCAATAATAAGACTGAAAGAAGTAACACAGTAAGAAACATTAATGACTTACATAATTAATGTGACACACATCGAATAATGGTACGCACAAAAAACACTTTTTTGTGAACTTTATGGGCAGCTAAGGAATTTCTCCGGAGTACATATACATGGCATGCacaattatatttaatgatgTTATTGCTACAAAGTTGTCACATTGGAGACTGTTGCGTATTGTCATATACTACTGCTACCGGTGTATTAGAAAAGGGTAAAGGTGATGATTGTTGGAGTGACAATTACCGAAAATTCTGGTAATTCTTTTTCCTTCTGAAATGTGTGCAAAATTCTTGGGTTTGTAGAGGAAGACAGAAAGAGAAGGCAGCGTGCAGTGGTGACAATCATATTTATTCTCTTTGCTGTTTCAAAAAGCTATGGAAGAGAACTGCGCGTGCCTTACCATAAGTACTAATCATCACTGTCACCATCAAAGCAGTCCCCCAgagtaataaatttattttcaacccCACCATTACAAACAAAATTTAGCCACCCCTTCATCACCAATTGGATTTCTCATCTAGCTAGAGAGATTCTCCGTTTGTCCTGGAGTAACATCTCTGTTTTGCACcgtaaaacatttttttccctctaatatatacataattttAGAGATGGTGGATATGAAAAACTAAACACTTCTCTtacttcaaaaaactatactCAAGTAATTCTCCCTCCTATGATCCACTTTGCGGGTCCATGAGGGTTTATTGGCTGTTTTTCTGTTGATGTAAGGTTGGCATCAGCATGATGTTTCCACACACAGACATTAATGAGGACAGGGTGGGGGCGTAAGATAAGATACTGTTGCTCATGCTGGCCAACCATGCATTCAAAGAAATCATCCTTGGTTGGGGGTTATGGAGGAGCTATGATGGACCAGTCTCCTCGTGTGTACAACTTATTATGCTTCCAAAACTTCAAAAAATATACATCAACTAACCCCAGTCTTATCTACTTCTCAAGATCACTGAAGAATCTAATCAACTAGCTTTTACAAACTAATAAATTGAAGCATGTGCTTAgcaagataaataaaatatagaaagaaCACAGAAAAATGAGAAGTCACAAACAGATGAGCACTATACTGTGTTCCGCATCAAAGTGTTTTCTGTGTGATATTGTGACTTGTAAAATGCATCACGTTGTAAGAAATTTAGAAAGGACAATTTTGTTCATAAGGCCGACAACtttcttattcttcttttttcttatgCATGAATCTGTTGAACCAAGCATGCAtagctttttcatcaaatacTAATTACTTTGGGACATTAGATAAGCCTAATTGGTTTGATCCTAATCGAACTACAGCAGATAATAAAGTAATTGATTAGGACTGAATGCTTTTGCTAGACTAAAGTTGAAAACAACTGAAATTTGGAAAGTTTCTTTTTCAAGTTACGTGGTAAATCAAAGAATTCAGAATTAACGTCCATATCATACTAATATATTGTGTTTTCCGCAGTCTATATATTTCACAAGTGGTTTCTTGTCAAATTCATACACTGCATGAAACGATAATTTGAATACAGAGATCAAAACTTTTTAGTGGAAATTGAGATTAAGCAATTGTACTCATATTTAACAGAACATCACAAGCAAATATGCATCGTTTCTTGACAGACTTGAGTATGCTTGGGACGTTATATCCATGTGATAACTCTGTTATCTTATGACATTATTTgccaaacaaaaaattattgacGCGCATAAATTTAAAGTTGTTCGTAAACTATACATTTCTTTGGACCACCAATGTCTCAAAAATGATGAGGGAATGCACTCCgatataaaaatttcaaatttcaaaccattttatttaagaattatATTAACAAGTACTTTAAGTATACTGGTTAAGAAATGATTTGATAGATGGTCTGGATAATAGGCTCAATGAGGTCCAACTCTCACTTGCATCAATTTGTGTCAAAAGAATTTATCTTTTTGTGTCAATTAagaaataattcaaaatatataccaaatttatatatatttcaaatattatgtAAGGACCCGAACCATCTTTAGTTCTTATATATACTAAACTTATCGTTGTACCAAATCTAATGGGATTATAACTAACTTAAGTCAATTACTTACTACCTTTGcatcaatttattattttcacaCAATCTCAAATGCATTATAACATATTGAGATGTAAAAAGAGACATACCACACGTTGGCTATTTTGTAGGTAAACCTAACTCGACTCATTTATTAGTATATTCATACCAACAATAATAACTTTAAATAACATTCAAATACAATCTAAATAATCTTAAAAGTCAACCCAATATATTCatcttaaaatttaaactataaATAAGCAAATACAtctaaaactcaagaactcgtGAATTGAGAAATTTTGATTGAGAGAAGATAAGTAACGAGAAAGGAGACGAGAGGAGAACGAAAATCAGTTtgcttctttaatttttcttatcaCAGATCGATGACTCAGCCGACTCACCCATGGGTTCAACTTGATGAGCACGATTCTTAGCCCGACCTTACTTAAATCCATAGACCAATTTTTTTAGCCCAATCTTACTCAAGTTCATAGTAGACCAGATTGACTAACTTTAACAATTATAATAACATCAACTAACTTTTAAAGAGTTTGAATCTTAACTTGTCAAAAGCATCAAAAGTCGTATTgatttattgaaaatttaaactcGTTTTACATATAAGTAAATACTGGTAAATTTCAATTTTCAGactttaattcttttaaaaataaaatctacaccATATTAAATCTAGGCTTGAACATAGATGGGTCGGGTTCAAATCCAACCTGACTAATCAGTATAATCtgaatttaatatttgaaattttatattaatttggtCAGGTTGTTTGGGCTGTGGGTTCATAATAagtcaatttaaaaaaaaaaaattaatgttgagCAATACGATCATCTTTCAAATTTATccatatgtaaatatttttggATTCTAAGCTAAGGGGAGTTATCTACATACTTCTAATATATATTTACTTCAATAATTActcatttaatataatatttaagacATATAAATTATAACTCAATGTTAAATTACTAAcagttataaattaatattataaaattcatttatatactataataattatttaatgtcttcTTAACTATATGAATCCAATAAGACCCATGAATAAGTAATAACTTTCAAGAAGTACTTACTCAATTCTTTTTACTCTCTTATCTATTATCCtcacattacaagaaaaaaaaatgattttaacgGAGGTTATTTAGTGGAGGTTGATATAATcttagaaattgatttaattaacggAGGTTATTTAACCTCCGTTAAGTTCGAAAGGTTATTAAAaaaactcagcaaaataacgaaggtttttttaaccttcttttaatttcaaaggtccattttaaaatctaagcaaaataataaagattttttccaaaggtttattctaaaacatcATCACaataacagaggttttttaACATTCTTTAAATTcaaaaggtttattctaaaaccttagCAAACTAACGAAGGTTCTTCGTTAAATTTCAACAATtaatcttggataataagtatttcaatagtatttgcatatttttttatgattgatggtagtttgtttatataattcctagttttttttttgttaggagctcatacttcaaaagaacttgacttattttgttttagtttttttatgtaCGTATcttttatgtgcaattttagttttagttataattgttaatatttaattctcataatttttaaatattttaaattaaggcctttattttaaaatgcatctaataattaattcactATGAAAGTGAGAAGTGATAAAGTTAATTCTCCTGGcaatatgttcttgcaatctttAATCAAGAACACACATGACTTTGAAGCCCACATATGAtagataatgcaattatttaggatatataaaatAGTGATAAACACCGGTTATTGTTGAGCTAGACAACAGTGACTTATGACCCAAGTTGGGGGcagtaaggtgatggaagaaaCAATATTGAAATAAGAAGATGATGCcttatttagtgtttcttctcTTAAGATGTAATAGACATAAGTGTGGTTGAATTGTGATTCTTTGTTAAGACTGTCGTCGACAGCCATTAAGCCTGTGCTGGAGAGCTGTGTGTCTACAGTGAAAGAGAGAAGTCAGGAGGATAGTTAGAGATGGTGGGAAATGAGGTTGAAAGTTATTTCAAACGAGAAGTCATTTaacataaattttgaaactcgGGATATTTACtgaggttcttaaacccatgatattttacCAGGGATGGCAATGCGGGGCGGGCCATGCGAGAAAGCTTGCAACTCGCTTCCAAAAAGCACGGGACGAGCTCACTAATCTAGCTCTTTGACCTGCTTAGGTCCGTCCCGCAGCCTGCTAACCTGcataaataaagaataattattttatttttttgttgtaaAAACAAATCATAACTTGTCCACCCATTATTGCAGtgtgacatttattttattatattttaaaagtttaaatttaatgtactaaaaaaataatattttattttaatcatttaaagaagttagttttgtttgattaaaaataaaaaataaaaaacaagaaCCACTCTAAGGGTGATTCAACCCATGTACATAATTGCACAAAAACGAACAACCCCTCCTCCTAGAAGTTTGTCACTAACTTCCTACTAGAACAAATACAGTTTGACCATCTTAAATAAATCATTTATGTTTAATCCAATACATATAAACTAGGGGATCCAAACACCAGtcaaaaaaggaaaaacaagcaTAAGAGACTTTAAAGGTtacccaagaccaaacctttaattgagcAATGAAATTAGTATGAAGAGTGACagtgaatttagttttaagtaaaatcttatatttaaaatttgttaataaaaaaataataatataaagaagagatttcaataggatagttaaaaaattagttatctacattaaagtattttgtaacaaaactttgataagatattCTTAtgcatttacatacatatataggaaaaatatatgcaaaacaaaactttaattatttttaatcaagtctTCTAACAATCCTCATACtttaatttatatgtttatcttaattgaatgaattaaaacaggcataaaaattttatttttcagtaaTAGGAATAAGTTTTCTtctaattaatgattttttaaatatttttcttatacgGGTTGGCCTACAGGCCCGCGGGTTAcctcttatgcggggcgggttaGTAAAATGAGCATGCACTCCTTGCGCGGGGCGGACCAACTCGACTCGCATTTTGCAGGCAAAACACGGGCGAGCCTCTATGGGGCGAGTTAGCCCGCATTGACACCCCTATATTTTATGAAGGTTTTaaaacccatgatattttacagaggttcttaaacccatgatATTTAATCGGAGTTCTGAATGACTTTTCctgagatttaaaaaaaacaccCAAGAAACACGTTCTCCAGGAATGATTTAGCGGGAAAAAGTACAACCCttagtaaataatttaatagAAGTTTTaacactaaataatataaaaataaatcccATTAAAaccatcattttttttcttgtaatatcATTATCTTATATTCTCAGTTACTTAATTATCAAAAAGAGTCTATGCATACCCATTTTTCTTATGATTAGTCAATACACAAAGCTTAGTCCACACACAAATCTTCTATTC encodes the following:
- the LOC137828600 gene encoding thermospermine synthase ACAULIS5-like — its product is MGEIALPNGISNGSINGVNVNGQSHSLNGYRKSCWYEEEIEEDLRWCFALNSILHTGASQYQDIALLDTKPFGKALVIDGKLQSAETDEFIYHECLVHPALLHNPNPKNVFIMGGGEGSTARELLRHRTIDKVVMCDIDEEVVNFCKSYLVVNKEAFRDQRLEVVINDARAELETRNESYDVIIGDLADPIDGGPCYKLYTKSFYELIVKPRLKQGGIFVTQAGPAGIFSHTEVFSCIYNTLRKVFKYVVPYSAHIPSYADIWGWVMASDSPLDLNAEELDLRMRQRIKGENRYLDGKTFTSASTLSKTVRKSLDSETHVYTEESARFIYGHGKHA